From a region of the Takifugu flavidus isolate HTHZ2018 chromosome 18, ASM371156v2, whole genome shotgun sequence genome:
- the alkbh7 gene encoding alpha-ketoglutarate-dependent dioxygenase alkB homolog 7, mitochondrial — MKLLLTIIKGVHKPALGNSLQRCVSSGPFSAPDEALIVGSSRELVQKLGSQVQVRTGFITEEEEQALLRELDPGLKKKRYEFDHWDDAIHGFRETERVSWGKACEEIIQRVRSVAFAEGSPLLGPVHVLDLDKNGFIKPHIDSIKFCGSTIAGINLLSDCVMRLVRENDTSERLDLLLPQRSLYILRDQARYNFTHEILKEDESVFNGRKVPRLRRISVICRNLPDEQPPQ, encoded by the exons ATGAAACTATTGCTGACAATAATCAAAGGAGTTCACAAACCGGCTCTCGGCAACAGTCTTCAGCGCTGCGTGAGCAGCGGGCCGTTCTCTGCTCCGGACGAGGCGCTTATCGTCGGGTCAAGCCGGGAACTGGTGCAGAAGCTCGGGTCTCAGGTGCAGGTGAGGACGGGCTTCatcaccgaggaggaggagcaggctcTTCTTAGAGAGTTGGACCCAGGACTGAAGAAGAAACGATACGAATTTGACCACTGGGATGAT GCTATCCACGGGTTCCGTGAGACCGAGCGAGTGAGCTGGGGGAAAGCATGTGAGGAGATCATCCAGCGTGTGCGCTCCGTAGCGTTTGCAGAGGGCAGCCCTCTCCTCGGGCCTGTCCACGTTCTAGATCTGGACAAGAATGGATTCATCAAGCCTCACATCGACAGCATTAAA TTCTGCGGCAGCACCATTGCTGGGATCAACCTTCTGTCCGACTGCGTGATGCGTCTGGTGAGGGAGAATGACACCAGCGAACGGTTGGACCTGCTTCTGCCACAACGATCTCTCTACATTCTCAG GGACCAGGCAAGATATAACTTCACTCATGAGATCCTTAAAGAGGATGAGTCCGTCTTTAATGGTCGTAAGGTGCCTCGTCTGCGTCGCATCTCCGTCATCTGCCGGAACCTTCCAGATGAACAACCGCCTCAGTAA
- the LOC130515354 gene encoding general transcription factor IIF subunit 1-like isoform X2 — MHMFYMVFDLGDIRGCEERHFTSTLYRFEDILNDLMARSTRLTEVYKPTKDTHPYCSRYYPIVCLSPHRVKHCCSLTQAELVKGSTSIKPAMTSKENSNLSVTEYTVRIAKNTGKKYNIMAFNAGDRVDSSTWTQAQMERDLSARQFSEEQKVPESRPGSEFGRKQCGESRRKKFGIEKREFKAEDQPWILNVNGKEGRRFKGQKRGGVTEHASYYIFKKTSEGEFEIFPVNSWYNFTPISKHRTLTTEEAEEKWSRRNKVVNHFNIMVQQRLQDDQGEDEEEESEKSGKKKGGEKGGDLRIHDLEEELEMSSEDSDWSAGEEGENKKPKKTSVKGKGKKRKRKDDREALEDSDDGDYEGLEVDYISDESSSEEEPEKENPNKGEDVPKGIDEASESEEESEEEKQNSEESEEEQEVEEGKKKDSSGESDSFDDSDIEGEATSALLMKKRIPPKRGGGRGSAGSSRTGSRPGTPSIDSASTSNTLRAAASKLEQGKRQAPGPDCPAAKRLKMELSSQSPGPSGKSTPQPPSGKSTPSSSNIQLAEKVIQRSLMRRPMTTKDILKKFQTKCPGLSKEQTIEVLQQIMRRLKPERKVMNDKMHFYLMK, encoded by the exons ATGCATATGTTCTATATGGTGTTTGATCTTGGCGATATCCGAGGATGTGAAGAACGTCATTTTACGTCAACTTTATATAGATTTGAAGATATTCTGAATGATCTAATGGCACGAAGCACACGCTTAACTGAAGTGTATAAGCCTACTAAGGATACACATCCTTACTGCTCCCGTTATTATCCAATTGTCtgtttgtctccacacagagtGAAACATTGCTGCAGTTTGACACAAGCAGAGCTCGTTAAGGGATCAACCTCAATAAAGCCAGCCATGACTTCCAAG GAAAACAGCAATTTATCGGTCACAGAATACACAGTCCGAATTGCAAA AAACACTGGCAAGAAATACAATATTATGGCTTTCAATGCTGGGGACAGGGTCGACTCTTCTACGTGGACACAG GCTCAAATGGAGAGAGACCTGAGTGCTCGTCAGTTCTCTGAAGAGcagaaggtgccagaaagtagacCTGGTAGTGAGTTTGGCAGAAAGCAGTGTGGAGAATCTCGGCGAAAGAAGTTTGGCATTGAGAAACGTGAGTTCAAAGCGGAGGACCAGCCCTGGATTCTCAACGTCAATGGAAAAGAGGGCAGGAG GTTCAAAGGCCAAAAGAGGGGCGGGGTCACAGAACATGCGTCCTACTACATCTTCAAAAAAACCTCTGAAGGGGAGTTTGAGATCTTCCCGGTTAACAGCTGGTACAACTTCACACCGATATCCAAGCACAGGACTCTGACAacagaggaggctgaggagaagTGGAGCAG GAGGAACAAAGTGGTGAACCATTTCAATATCATGGTTCAGCAACGGTTGCAGGACGACCAGggcgaggatgaggaagaggagagtgagaagtCTGGAAAGAAGAAGGGTGGCGAAAAGGGGGGCGACCTGCGCATTCATGACCTGGAGGAAGAACTGGAGATGAGCAGCGAGGACAGTGACTGGAGTGCTGGAGAAG agggagaaaacaagaaacctAAAAAAACCTCAGTCAAAGGGaaagggaagaagaggaagaggaaggacgACAGAGAGGCTCTGGAGgacagtgatgatggtgattatgaGGGCCTGGAGGTGGATTACATATCTGATGAAAGCAG ctcagaggaagaaccagaaaaagaaaaccccaaCAAAGGAGAGGACGTCCCTAAAG GAATAGATGAGGCGTCAGAAAGtgaggaagagagtgaggaggagaagcagaacagCGAGGAATccgaagaggagcaggaagtggaggaaggaaagaaaaaag ACAGCAGTGGCGAGTCGGACAGCTTTGATGACAGTGACATTGAGGGAGAGGCGACCTCAGCTCTGCTCATG AAGAAGCGCATCCCCCCGAAACGTGGAGGTGGTCGCGGCTCCgcaggcagctccaggaccGGCAGTCGCCCAGGGACACCGTCTATAGactctgcctccacctccaaTACGCTCCGAGCTGCTGCCAGCAAGCTGGAACAAG GTAAGAGGCAGGCTCCTGGCCCCGACTGTCCAGCTGCCAAAAGACTGAAAATGGAACTCAGCAGTCAGAGTCCAGGGCCGTCTGGAAAGAGCACCCCACAACCCCCATCAGGCAAATCTACTCCCAGCTCAAG tAATATTCAGCTGGCGGAGAAAGTCATCCAGCGGTCCCTGATGCGGAGACCGATGACCACCAAAGACATCCTGAAGAAGTTCCAGACAAAGTGCCCGGGGCTGAGCAAGGAGCAGACCATCGAAGTCCTGCAACAGATCATGAGGCGGCTCAAACCAGAGCGAAAAGTTATGAATGACAAGATGCACTTTTACCTGATGAAGTAA
- the LOC130515354 gene encoding general transcription factor IIF subunit 1-like isoform X1 — MHMFYMVFDLGDIRGCEERHFTSTLYRFEDILNDLMARSTRLTEVYKPTKDTHPYCSRYYPIVCLSPHRVKHCCSLTQAELVKGSTSIKPAMTSKENSNLSVTEYTVRIAKNTGKKYNIMAFNAGDRVDSSTWTQAQMERDLSARQFSEEQKVPESRPGSEFGRKQCGESRRKKFGIEKREFKAEDQPWILNVNGKEGRRFKGQKRGGVTEHASYYIFKKTSEGEFEIFPVNSWYNFTPISKHRTLTTEEAEEKWSRRNKVVNHFNIMVQQRLQDDQGEDEEEESEKSGKKKGGEKGGDLRIHDLEEELEMSSEDSDWSAGEEGENKKPKKTSVKGKGKKRKRKDDREALEDSDDGDYEGLEVDYISDESSSEEEPEKENPNKGEDVPKGIDEASESEEESEEEKQNSEESEEEQEVEEGKKKDSSGESDSFDDSDIEGEATSALLMKKRIPPKRGGGRGSAGSSRTGSRPGTPSIDSASTSNTLRAAASKLEQGAKKLIKASKRQAPGPDCPAAKRLKMELSSQSPGPSGKSTPQPPSGKSTPSSSNIQLAEKVIQRSLMRRPMTTKDILKKFQTKCPGLSKEQTIEVLQQIMRRLKPERKVMNDKMHFYLMK; from the exons ATGCATATGTTCTATATGGTGTTTGATCTTGGCGATATCCGAGGATGTGAAGAACGTCATTTTACGTCAACTTTATATAGATTTGAAGATATTCTGAATGATCTAATGGCACGAAGCACACGCTTAACTGAAGTGTATAAGCCTACTAAGGATACACATCCTTACTGCTCCCGTTATTATCCAATTGTCtgtttgtctccacacagagtGAAACATTGCTGCAGTTTGACACAAGCAGAGCTCGTTAAGGGATCAACCTCAATAAAGCCAGCCATGACTTCCAAG GAAAACAGCAATTTATCGGTCACAGAATACACAGTCCGAATTGCAAA AAACACTGGCAAGAAATACAATATTATGGCTTTCAATGCTGGGGACAGGGTCGACTCTTCTACGTGGACACAG GCTCAAATGGAGAGAGACCTGAGTGCTCGTCAGTTCTCTGAAGAGcagaaggtgccagaaagtagacCTGGTAGTGAGTTTGGCAGAAAGCAGTGTGGAGAATCTCGGCGAAAGAAGTTTGGCATTGAGAAACGTGAGTTCAAAGCGGAGGACCAGCCCTGGATTCTCAACGTCAATGGAAAAGAGGGCAGGAG GTTCAAAGGCCAAAAGAGGGGCGGGGTCACAGAACATGCGTCCTACTACATCTTCAAAAAAACCTCTGAAGGGGAGTTTGAGATCTTCCCGGTTAACAGCTGGTACAACTTCACACCGATATCCAAGCACAGGACTCTGACAacagaggaggctgaggagaagTGGAGCAG GAGGAACAAAGTGGTGAACCATTTCAATATCATGGTTCAGCAACGGTTGCAGGACGACCAGggcgaggatgaggaagaggagagtgagaagtCTGGAAAGAAGAAGGGTGGCGAAAAGGGGGGCGACCTGCGCATTCATGACCTGGAGGAAGAACTGGAGATGAGCAGCGAGGACAGTGACTGGAGTGCTGGAGAAG agggagaaaacaagaaacctAAAAAAACCTCAGTCAAAGGGaaagggaagaagaggaagaggaaggacgACAGAGAGGCTCTGGAGgacagtgatgatggtgattatgaGGGCCTGGAGGTGGATTACATATCTGATGAAAGCAG ctcagaggaagaaccagaaaaagaaaaccccaaCAAAGGAGAGGACGTCCCTAAAG GAATAGATGAGGCGTCAGAAAGtgaggaagagagtgaggaggagaagcagaacagCGAGGAATccgaagaggagcaggaagtggaggaaggaaagaaaaaag ACAGCAGTGGCGAGTCGGACAGCTTTGATGACAGTGACATTGAGGGAGAGGCGACCTCAGCTCTGCTCATG AAGAAGCGCATCCCCCCGAAACGTGGAGGTGGTCGCGGCTCCgcaggcagctccaggaccGGCAGTCGCCCAGGGACACCGTCTATAGactctgcctccacctccaaTACGCTCCGAGCTGCTGCCAGCAAGCTGGAACAAGGTGCCAAAAAGCTGATTAAAGCCA GTAAGAGGCAGGCTCCTGGCCCCGACTGTCCAGCTGCCAAAAGACTGAAAATGGAACTCAGCAGTCAGAGTCCAGGGCCGTCTGGAAAGAGCACCCCACAACCCCCATCAGGCAAATCTACTCCCAGCTCAAG tAATATTCAGCTGGCGGAGAAAGTCATCCAGCGGTCCCTGATGCGGAGACCGATGACCACCAAAGACATCCTGAAGAAGTTCCAGACAAAGTGCCCGGGGCTGAGCAAGGAGCAGACCATCGAAGTCCTGCAACAGATCATGAGGCGGCTCAAACCAGAGCGAAAAGTTATGAATGACAAGATGCACTTTTACCTGATGAAGTAA
- the LOC130515178 gene encoding general transcription factor IIF subunit 1-like isoform X1, protein MTSLGNSSSSVTEYTVRVPKNTGKKYNIMAFNVGDKVNCSTWTQARMERDLSARRIYGEEEAPESGAGSEFGKKQREESRRKKFGIVTREFKAEDQPWILKVNGKGGRRFKGQRKGGVTENASYYIFTQCADGVFEAFPVNSWYNFTPISKHRTLTAEEAEEEWSRRNKVVNHFSIMLQRRLREDQGEDEEEESEKSGKKKKGGRKGGDLRIHDLEEELEMSSEDSDWSAGEEGENKKPKKTSVKGKGKKKKRKDDSEALEDSDDGDYEGLEVDYMSDESSSEEEPEKGKPNKGEDVPKGIDEASESEEESEEEKQNSEEAKEEEEEEEGKKTPVQLEKKKKKDSSGESDSSDDSDIEGEATSALFMKKRTPPKRGGGRGSAGSSRTGSRPGTPSIDSASTSNTLRAAASKLEQGAGKLIKASKRQAPGPDCPAAKRLKMEPSSQSPGPSGKSTPQPPSGKSTPSSSDIQLTEDAVRRYLIRKPMTTKDLLKKFQTKRTGLSSEQTVNVLAQILKRLNPERKNVNDKMHFYLME, encoded by the exons ATGACGTCCTTg GGAAACAGCAGTTCATCAGTCACAGAATACACAGTCCGAGTTCCAAA AAACACTGGCAAGAAATACAATATTATGGCTTTCAATGTTGGGGACAAGGTCAACTGTTCAACATGGACACAG GCTCGTATGGAGAGAGACCTGAGTGCTCGTCGGATctatggagaggaggaggcgccaGAAAGTGGAGCTGGTAGTGAGTTTGGCAAAAAGCAGCGTGAAGAATCTCGGCGAAAGAAGTTTGGCATTGTGACACGTGAGTTCAAAGCGGAGGACCAGCCCTGGATTCTCAAAGTCAATGGAAAAGGGGGCAGGAG GTTCAAAGGCCAAAGGAAGGGCGGGGTCACAGAAAATGCGTCCTACTACATCTTCACACAGTGTGCTGATGGGGTGTTTGAGGCCTTCCCGGTTAACAGCTGGTACAACTTCACACCGATATCCAAGCACAGgactctgacagcagaggaggctgaggaagagTGGAGCAG GAGGAACAAAGTGGTGAAccatttcagcatcatgctcCAGCGAAGGTTGCGTGAGGACCAGggcgaggatgaggaagaggagagtgagaagtctggaaagaagaagaagggtgGCAGAAAGGGGGGTGACCTGCGCATTCATGACCTGGAGGAAGAACTGGAGATGAGCAGCGAGGACAGTGACTGGAGTGCTGGAGAAG agggagaaaacaagaaacctAAAAAAACCTCAGTCAAAgggaaagggaagaagaagaagaggaaggatgaCAGTGAGGCTCTGGAGgacagtgatgatggtgattatgaGGGCCTGGAGGTGGATTACATGTCTGATGAAAGCAG ctcagaggaagaaccagaaaaaggaaaacccaACAAAGGAGAGGACGTCCCTAAAG GAATAGATGAGGCGTCAGAAAGtgaggaagagagtgaggaggagaagcagaacagCGAGGAagccaaagaggaggaggaagaggaggaaggaaagaaaactcCAGTCCAgttggagaaaaagaagaaaaaag ACAGCAGTGGCGAGTCGGACAGCTCGGACGACAGTGACATTGAGGGAGAGGCGACCTCAGCTCTCTTCATG aaGAAGCGCACCCCCCCAAAACGTGGAGGTGGCCGCGGTTCCgcaggcagctccaggaccGGCAGTCGCCCAGGGACACCGTCTATAGactctgcctccacctccaaTACGCTCCGAGCTGCTGCCAGCAAGCTGGAACAAGGTGCCGGGAAGCTGATTAAAGCCA GTAAGAGGCAGGCTCCTGGCCCCGACTGTCCAGCTGCCAAAAGACTGAAAATGGAACCCAGCAGTCAGAGCCCAGGGCCGTCTGGAAAGAGCACCCCACAACCCCCATCAGGCAAATCTACTCCCAGCTCAAG CGACATTCAGCTGACGGAAGATGCCGTCCGACGGTACCTAATCCGGAAACCGATGACCACTAAAGACCTCCTGAAGAAGTTCCAGACAAAGCGCACGGGGCTGAGCAGCGAGCAGACCGTCAATGTCCTGGCACAGATCCTGAAGCGGCTCAACCCAGAGCGAAAAAACGTTAATGACAAGATGCACTTTTACCTGATGGAGTAA
- the LOC130515178 gene encoding general transcription factor IIF subunit 1-like isoform X2, protein MTSLGNSSSSVTEYTVRVPKNTGKKYNIMAFNVGDKVNCSTWTQARMERDLSARRIYGEEEAPESGAGSEFGKKQREESRRKKFGIVTREFKAEDQPWILKVNGKGGRRFKGQRKGGVTENASYYIFTQCADGVFEAFPVNSWYNFTPISKHRTLTAEEAEEEWSRRNKVVNHFSIMLQRRLREDQGEDEEEESEKSGKKKKGGRKGGDLRIHDLEEELEMSSEDSDWSAGEEGENKKPKKTSVKGKGKKKKRKDDSEALEDSDDGDYEGLEVDYMSDESSSEEEPEKGKPNKGEDVPKGIDEASESEEESEEEKQNSEEAKEEEEEEEGKKTPVQLEKKKKKDSSGESDSSDDSDIEGEATSALFMKKRTPPKRGGGRGSAGSSRTGSRPGTPSIDSASTSNTLRAAASKLEQGKRQAPGPDCPAAKRLKMEPSSQSPGPSGKSTPQPPSGKSTPSSSDIQLTEDAVRRYLIRKPMTTKDLLKKFQTKRTGLSSEQTVNVLAQILKRLNPERKNVNDKMHFYLME, encoded by the exons ATGACGTCCTTg GGAAACAGCAGTTCATCAGTCACAGAATACACAGTCCGAGTTCCAAA AAACACTGGCAAGAAATACAATATTATGGCTTTCAATGTTGGGGACAAGGTCAACTGTTCAACATGGACACAG GCTCGTATGGAGAGAGACCTGAGTGCTCGTCGGATctatggagaggaggaggcgccaGAAAGTGGAGCTGGTAGTGAGTTTGGCAAAAAGCAGCGTGAAGAATCTCGGCGAAAGAAGTTTGGCATTGTGACACGTGAGTTCAAAGCGGAGGACCAGCCCTGGATTCTCAAAGTCAATGGAAAAGGGGGCAGGAG GTTCAAAGGCCAAAGGAAGGGCGGGGTCACAGAAAATGCGTCCTACTACATCTTCACACAGTGTGCTGATGGGGTGTTTGAGGCCTTCCCGGTTAACAGCTGGTACAACTTCACACCGATATCCAAGCACAGgactctgacagcagaggaggctgaggaagagTGGAGCAG GAGGAACAAAGTGGTGAAccatttcagcatcatgctcCAGCGAAGGTTGCGTGAGGACCAGggcgaggatgaggaagaggagagtgagaagtctggaaagaagaagaagggtgGCAGAAAGGGGGGTGACCTGCGCATTCATGACCTGGAGGAAGAACTGGAGATGAGCAGCGAGGACAGTGACTGGAGTGCTGGAGAAG agggagaaaacaagaaacctAAAAAAACCTCAGTCAAAgggaaagggaagaagaagaagaggaaggatgaCAGTGAGGCTCTGGAGgacagtgatgatggtgattatgaGGGCCTGGAGGTGGATTACATGTCTGATGAAAGCAG ctcagaggaagaaccagaaaaaggaaaacccaACAAAGGAGAGGACGTCCCTAAAG GAATAGATGAGGCGTCAGAAAGtgaggaagagagtgaggaggagaagcagaacagCGAGGAagccaaagaggaggaggaagaggaggaaggaaagaaaactcCAGTCCAgttggagaaaaagaagaaaaaag ACAGCAGTGGCGAGTCGGACAGCTCGGACGACAGTGACATTGAGGGAGAGGCGACCTCAGCTCTCTTCATG aaGAAGCGCACCCCCCCAAAACGTGGAGGTGGCCGCGGTTCCgcaggcagctccaggaccGGCAGTCGCCCAGGGACACCGTCTATAGactctgcctccacctccaaTACGCTCCGAGCTGCTGCCAGCAAGCTGGAACAAG GTAAGAGGCAGGCTCCTGGCCCCGACTGTCCAGCTGCCAAAAGACTGAAAATGGAACCCAGCAGTCAGAGCCCAGGGCCGTCTGGAAAGAGCACCCCACAACCCCCATCAGGCAAATCTACTCCCAGCTCAAG CGACATTCAGCTGACGGAAGATGCCGTCCGACGGTACCTAATCCGGAAACCGATGACCACTAAAGACCTCCTGAAGAAGTTCCAGACAAAGCGCACGGGGCTGAGCAGCGAGCAGACCGTCAATGTCCTGGCACAGATCCTGAAGCGGCTCAACCCAGAGCGAAAAAACGTTAATGACAAGATGCACTTTTACCTGATGGAGTAA